ATTTTATGAAAATAATCCAAGTAATCACGAGTTTTTTCCGTCAAGCATCATTTATGGAAATTGTATCTGCAATGGGGAATGCTTAAAAAGTTCGTTCACAAAGTTTGAAGTGGTGAAAAGCAAAATGGTCGATAGTGTCGAAAAAAGAGTTAAAGATGCACTAGCAGAAATAAAGCCCCAACTTCAAGCTGACGGCGGCGACGTTGACTTTGTAGCAATAGTAGGCTCCGTAGTTCAAGTTAGACTACGCGGCGCATGCGCAGGCTGCCCAATGTCCACAATGACGCTAAAGCAAGGAATCGAACGCATAATCAAAGCACAGGTTCCAGAAATCACACGCGTAGATGCAGTTCAGTAAACAATTAGTTGTTTTTTATATTTTCTCTTTTTATAAATGCAACAGACAATTTTGCTAAATTCAAATTTCTTTGGACCAGTTCTGTCTGTGGGGTGACTATATCTCCGAGAGAGAGAGAGAGAACGACAGCACTTTTCAGACGTTGAGTCAACTTGCTTTTTCCTGGTTGTAACAAACACAAAAAATGAAACCACAAGCAATAGACTTAGCGAAACAAAAATTCCTAAATACCTAAAACTTGACGCAAAAATTACCCCACTAACGATTGGCCCCAGCGTTTGCCCAACATCCATAACCGTGGACAGCAACCCCATGGAGGCACCCACCAGTGTTGAAGGAACAAGGTCGCAAATCAGCGGGGAAGTTGAGGATAGAACAGCAGCAAACGAAACACCGTATCCAAC
This is a stretch of genomic DNA from Candidatus Bathyarchaeota archaeon. It encodes these proteins:
- a CDS encoding NifU family protein, producing the protein MVDSVEKRVKDALAEIKPQLQADGGDVDFVAIVGSVVQVRLRGACAGCPMSTMTLKQGIERIIKAQVPEITRVDAVQ